One genomic region from Mangifera indica cultivar Alphonso chromosome 17, CATAS_Mindica_2.1, whole genome shotgun sequence encodes:
- the LOC123200311 gene encoding uncharacterized protein LOC123200311, producing MASLTPGILLKLLQSMNSTVRVTGEHRSALLQVIGIVPGLAGSDLWPNHGFYVQLSDSLNSTYVSLSDHDTDLILTNRLQLGQFVHVDRFEFDSPVPRVNGIRPIAGRHAFLGSPEPLIARISASKREFVIQPVSDSEYSVDPIAVYLSTKKSDRKENNESKVDTKIEKIKTRQALAPRDNVAIPNLDESKPVLEKPPQRFSSPATAKRSGSVGKKNVAVVERDPSPAGKVKRSASPVPSKCVVPSLVAAKDENRKAAREPAIIVPSRYRQPSPNARKQASPNPRRASLSPGRRLSGGVKFSPVVADAGGKKKMATIVAGISKLPEVKNGRKSWDESPPVPVAGEQKEKAAVKNNKPDLQSILRTQAAISRRLSDVNGRKSVGDDSSSKKQTKACSPETSLGYGALGITVHEKKWTDGSVPLDSVSSDLARLGKEAMQRKVVAAAAAAEALEEAIATESLVRCLSVFSQLSSTSKAGNPLHTIDRFFSIYNDVVKYAGIAKSIAVNHTTATTGDNISTEQSKPSCLWVDAALATDLEIVSLLTTQNNEALSSSTLQKSSSRRKSVNAQNQQKGSNRIAATESWTRGHGMKESVELAKNLQSEMQIWFMGFVEELLDAGSRVFGECEINGSVSLPMDSGSIAAVLSQLKRVNEWLDREDDILTAKMEQLKRKIYGFVIRHVGTTLGNASPVSSS from the exons ATGGCCTCTCTCACTCCAGGAATCCTTCTAAAACTCCTTCAATCCATGAACTCAACAGTCCGAGTCACCGGCGAGCACCGCTCGGCTCTCCTTCAAGTCATCGGAATTGTACCTGGTCTCGCAGGCTCCGACCTCTGGCCTAACCACGGGTTCTACGTGCAGCTCTCCGATTCCCTCAACTCCACCTATGTATCCCTCTCCGACCACGACACCGATCTCATTCTCACCAACCGCCTCCAGCTCGGCCAGTTCGTTCATGTTGACCGCTTTGAGTTCGACTCTCCCGTCCCTCGTGTCAACGGTATTCGTCCAATCGCAGGCCGCCACGCGTTCTTAGGCAGTCCTGAACCTCTCATTGCTCGAATTTCTGCTTCGAAAAGAGAGTTTGTTATTCAACCGGTGTCTGATTCGGAGTACTCCGTAGATCCGATTGCCGTTTACTTGTCCACCAAGAAGTCCGATcgaaaagaaaacaatgaatCGAAAGTAGATacgaaaatagaaaaaattaaaacaaggcAAGCTCTTGCTCCCAGAGATAACGTCGCAATTCCaaatttagatgaaagcaaGCCAGTTTTAGAAAAGCCACCACAGAGGTTTTCATCTCCGGCTACCGCAAAACGGTCAGGATCGGTTGGAAAGAAAAATGTGGCGGTGGTTGAAAGAGATCCATCTCCGGCAGGGAAAGTAAAGAGATCTGCATCTCCGGTGCCATCAAAATGTGTTGTCCCTAGCCTAGTTGCAGCTAAAGATGAAAACCGGAAGGCGGCGAGGGAGCCAGCAATAATAGTTCCGTCTAGGTACCGGCAGCCTTCGCCAAACGCAAGGAAGCAGGCTTCACCAAATCCTCGGAGGGCTTCGCTCTCTCCTGGGAGAAGGTTGTCTGGAGGAGTGAAGTTTTCACCTGTTGTTGCGGATGCTGgtgggaagaagaagatggcAACGATTGTTGCCGGGATTTCCAAACTTCCAGAGGTCAAGAATGGTAGAAAGAGCTGGGATGAGTCGCCTCCTGTGCCGGTTGCGGGGGAGCAGAAAGAAAAGGCAGCTGTAAAGAATAATAAGCCAGATCTGCAATCCATTCTGCGAACCCAG GCTGCTATTTCTAGACGTCTAAGCGACGTGAATGGTCGAAAGTCGGTCGGTGATGATTCTTCAAGCAAGAAGCAAACTAAAGCCTGTTCGCCTGAAACCAGTTTGGGTTATGGAGCTCTAGGGATTACagttcatgaaaaaaaatggaCTGATGGCAGTGTTCCATTGGATTCAGTCTCCTCTGATCTCGCAAGACTTGGGAAG GAGGCTATGCAAAGGAAAGTTGTTGCCGCAGCAGCAGCCGCTGAAGCATTAGAGGAGGCCATTGCTACCGAGTCTCTTGTCAGGTGTTTAAG CGTGTTCTCCCAACTATCCTCAACATCCAAAGCTGGAAATCCTCTGCACACAATCGACAGATTCTTTTCAATCTACAACGACGTTGTGAAATATGCTGGAATTGCTAAATCTATTGCGGTTAACCATACTACTGCCACAACGGGTGATAATATCTCGACAGAGCAGTCAAAACCCAGTTGTCTTTGGGTTGATGCTGCATTGGCCACTGACCTTGAGATTGTCTCCCTTCTAACCACCCAGAATAATGAAGCTCTTTCGTCTTCGACTCTACAGAAAAGTTCATCGAGACGAAAATCTGTGAATGCGCAAAACCAACAAAAGGGAAGTAATAGAATAGCAGCCACTGAGTCATGGACGAGAGGACATGGAATGAAAGAAAGTGTTGAGCTTGCAAAGAATTTGCAGTCTGAAATGCAAATATGGTTTATGGGATTTGTGGAGGAATTGCTGGATGCCGGTTCCCGAGTATTTGGTGAATGTGAAATCAATGGAAGTGTCAGTCTTCCTATGGACTCTGGTTCAATTGCAGCAGTCTTGTCACAGTTGAAGCGTGTCAATGAATGGTTGGACCGTGAGGATGATATTCTCACAGCGAAGATGGAACAGCTAAAGAGAAAGATCTATGGGTTTGTGATTCGGCATGTGGGAACTACCCTAGGTAATGCTTCGCCCGTTTCTTCATCATGA
- the LOC123200399 gene encoding glucan endo-1,3-beta-glucosidase 8 has translation MILSNFKKDSKIYPLKEKKMAQTRVLEYCNCFLVLFIVFMPMVLGSPSVGVNWGTMSTHHLPPHKVVQMLRENGIKKLKLFEADEKILAALIGTDIEVMLAIPNYMLQTMSDDAEAAASWVYANVTSYSYTGGVKIKYVAVGNEPFLKTYNDSYIHLTLPALKNIQDAINHAGLGSKVKATIPFNADIYYSPESNPVPSAGDFRPELRDVTIAIIQYLHSNNAPFTVNIYPFLSLYGNDYFPMDFAFFDGSNKPVRDGNLVYTNVFDANFDTLVWSLDKAGYPDMHIIVGEVGWPTDGDKNANIKNAKRFNQGLLKHALSGAGTPARKGTIDIYLFGLIDENAKSIAPGNFERHWGIFEFDGKPKYELDLSGFQENKGLAAAEGVEYMERQWCVLNPHADNYEELADSIDYACSLSDCTALGYGSSCNHLSARGNASYAFNMYFQINDQHPWNCDFSGLAIVTDEDPSEGDCEFPVMIVSHSALFMQRRVVDILVRVVGGFLVFALVLS, from the exons ATGATTCTTTCTAACTTCAAGAAAGATTCAAAGATATATCCtttaaaagagaagaaaatggcTCAAACTAGAGTGCTAGAGTACTGTAACTGTTTCTTGGTTTTGTTTATTGTCTTTATGCCTATGGTTTTAGGTAGCCCTAGTGTTGGAGTCAACTGGGGAACCATGTCAACTCATCATTTACCGCCTCATAAGGTGGTTCAAATGCTGAGAGAAAATGGGATCAAGAAGTTGAAGCTGTTTGAGGCTGATGAAAAAATCTTAGCAGCCCTCATTGGAACTGATATTGAAGTTATGTTGGCCATACCAAATTACATGTTGCAGACGATGAGTGACGATGCTGAGGCTGCTGCTTCTTGGGTATATGCTAATGTAACTAGTTATTCATATACTGGTGGAGTCAAGATCAA GTATGTAGCTGTAGGGAATGAACCTTTCCTTAAAACATACAATGACTCATATATCCACTTAACACTACCAGCCCTAAAAAATATACAGGATGCTATCAATCATGCTGGTTTGGGGTCCAAGGTGAAAGCCACTATCCCTTTCAATGCTGATATCTATTACTCTCCTGAATCAAACCCAGTTCCATCTGCCGGTGACTTCAGGCCTGAACTCAGAGATGTTACAATAGCAATAATCCAATATCTTCATTCAAACAATGCCCCTTTTACTGTCAACATTTACCCTTTCCTCAGTCTCTATGGAAACGATTATTTTCCTATGGATTTTGCATTCTTTGATGGAAGCAACAAGCCTGTTAGAGATGGGAATTTGGTTTACACCAATGTGTTTGATGCAAATTTTGACACTCTTGTATGGTCATTGGATAAAGCTGGGTATCCCGATATGCATATCATAGTTGGGGAAGTTGGGTGGCCTACTGATGGAGATAAAAATGCCAACATTAAAAATGCTAAAAGATTCAACCAGGGTTTGCTTAAACATGCTTTGAGTGGAGCTGGAACCCCAGCAAGAAAAGGCACCATTGATATTTATCTCTTTGGCCTGATTGATGAGAATGCTAAGAGCATTGCCCCCGGAAACTTTGAGCGGCACTGGGGGATTTTTGAGTTTGATGGGAAGCCAAAGTATGAATTGGATTTATCAGGCTTTCAGGAGAACAAAGGCTTGGCTGCTGCAGAAGGGGTTGAATACATGGAGAGGCAATGGTGTGTTTTGAACCCACATGCAGATAACTATGAAGAATTGGCAGATAGTATAGATTATGCTTGTAGCCTTTCAGATTGTACTGCTTTGGGCTATGGATCTTCATGTAATCATCTGAGTGCGAGGGGAAATGCTTCTTATGCTTTTAATATGTACTTTCAGATTAATGACCAGCATCCTTGGAACTGTGATTTCTCTGGGTTGGCCATTGTTACAGATGAAGATCCTTCTGAAGGTGACTGTGAGTTTCCTGTGATGATAGTTTCTCATTCTGCACTGTTTATGCAGAGAAGAGTCGTAGATATACTGGTAAGAGTAGTAGGGGGATTTCTAGTTTTTGCACTTGTTCTATCATAG